From Pararhodobacter zhoushanensis, the proteins below share one genomic window:
- a CDS encoding peroxiredoxin, protein MKTGYRLPEVTFHTRVRDESVGGPNPFRWQDLTTADYFAGKRVVLFSLPGAFTPTCSTYQLPGFENGFADFAAEGIDAIYCMSVNDSFVMNKWALDQGLKNVQVIPDGAGEFTRRMGMLVRKDNLGFGLRSWRYAAIINDGVIEAWFEEPGLCDNHGEDPYGVSSPETVLNWLKEANAEKAA, encoded by the coding sequence ATGAAAACCGGCTATCGCCTTCCCGAGGTGACCTTCCACACCCGTGTCCGCGACGAGAGCGTGGGCGGCCCGAACCCGTTTCGCTGGCAAGACCTGACCACCGCCGACTATTTTGCCGGCAAGCGCGTGGTGCTGTTCTCGCTGCCCGGCGCCTTCACGCCGACCTGCTCGACCTACCAACTGCCCGGCTTTGAGAACGGCTTTGCCGATTTCGCCGCTGAAGGCATCGACGCGATCTACTGCATGTCGGTAAACGACAGCTTCGTGATGAACAAATGGGCGCTGGATCAGGGCCTCAAGAACGTTCAGGTCATCCCCGACGGTGCCGGCGAATTCACCCGCCGCATGGGCATGCTGGTGCGCAAGGACAATCTGGGCTTCGGCCTGCGCTCGTGGCGCTATGCCGCGATCATCAACGACGGCGTCATCGAAGCCTGGTTCGAAGAGCCGGGCCTGTGCGACAACCACGGCGAAGACCCCTACGGCGTCTCGTCGCCCGAGACCGTGCTGAACTGGCTCAAAGAAGCCAACGCCGAAAAAGCGGCCTGA
- the lipA gene encoding lipoyl synthase encodes MRDLKLPDQRHPEKAHRPDNAQPKKPSWIRVKAPGGEGYNQTRQIIREHKLSTVCEEAGCPNVGECWSQGHATMMIMGEVCTRACTFCNIATGKPPEALDAFEPGRVADAVKKLGLNHVVITSVDRDDIEDGGAEHFAQTIRAIRRQAPGTTIEILTPDFIRCDPSVLEIVVKAKPDVFNHNLETVPGLYPEVRPGARYFHSLRLLQRVKEMDPSIFTKSGIMVGLGENRQAVLQVMEDMRAADIDFLTIGQYLQPTPKHHAVDRFVTPEEFASYEKSAYGKGFLMVSATPLTRSSYHAGDDFARLRAARQAKLARG; translated from the coding sequence ATGCGCGATCTCAAGCTGCCCGATCAGCGCCACCCGGAAAAGGCGCATCGTCCTGACAATGCGCAGCCGAAAAAGCCGTCGTGGATCCGCGTCAAGGCACCGGGCGGTGAGGGCTACAACCAGACCCGCCAGATCATCCGCGAGCACAAGCTGAGCACGGTCTGTGAAGAGGCGGGCTGCCCCAATGTCGGCGAATGCTGGAGCCAGGGCCACGCGACCATGATGATCATGGGCGAGGTCTGCACCCGCGCCTGCACCTTCTGCAACATCGCCACCGGCAAACCGCCCGAGGCGCTGGATGCGTTCGAGCCGGGCCGCGTTGCCGATGCGGTCAAGAAGCTGGGGCTGAACCATGTGGTGATCACCTCGGTTGACCGTGACGACATCGAAGATGGCGGCGCCGAGCATTTCGCCCAGACCATCCGCGCGATCCGCCGTCAGGCACCCGGCACCACGATCGAGATCCTGACGCCCGACTTCATCCGCTGCGACCCGTCGGTGCTGGAGATCGTGGTCAAGGCCAAGCCTGACGTTTTCAACCACAACCTCGAAACCGTGCCGGGCCTTTACCCTGAGGTCCGCCCGGGCGCGCGCTATTTCCATTCGCTGCGGCTGTTGCAGCGGGTCAAGGAAATGGACCCGAGCATCTTTACGAAATCCGGCATCATGGTCGGCCTGGGTGAGAACCGGCAGGCGGTGCTGCAGGTGATGGAAGACATGCGCGCGGCGGATATCGATTTCCTCACCATCGGCCAGTATTTGCAGCCGACGCCGAAGCATCATGCCGTGGACCGCTTCGTGACCCCCGAAGAATTCGCCAGTTATGAGAAGTCGGCCTATGGCAAGGGCTTCCTGATGGTTTCGGCCACACCGCTTACCCGCTCGTCCTATCATGCGGGCGACGATTTCGCCCGGCTGCGGGCCGCGCGTCAGGCGAAGCTCGCGCGCGGCTGA
- a CDS encoding pyridoxal phosphate-dependent aminotransferase has product MPFLSDTLSRVKPSATIAVTNMAAEMKAAGKDVIGLGAGEPDFDTPQNIKDAAKAAIDAGKTKYTAVDGIPELKKAICAKFARENGLTYAPNQITVGTGGKQTLYNALMATCNPGDEVIIPAPYWVSYPDMVLLAGGTPVAVPAGIETNFKLTPAALEAAITPKTKWFIFNSPSNPTGAGYTRDELKGLTDVLMRHPHVWVMADDMYEHLVFDDFEFTSPAQVEPGLYDRTLTCNGVSKAYAMTGWRIGYAAGPVALIKAMATLQSQSTSNPSSISQYAALEALNGPQDFLVPFREAFQRRRNLVVEMLNAAPGITCPKPEGAFYVYPDISGCIGKTSAGGTLIENDEVFAKTLLQETGVAVVFGAAFGLSPNFRVSYATSDEALTEACTRIQSFCNGLR; this is encoded by the coding sequence ATGCCGTTCCTTTCCGACACCCTTTCGCGCGTCAAACCCTCGGCGACCATCGCCGTCACCAACATGGCCGCCGAGATGAAGGCGGCGGGCAAGGACGTGATCGGCCTCGGCGCTGGCGAACCCGATTTCGACACGCCCCAGAACATCAAGGACGCGGCAAAAGCGGCGATTGATGCGGGCAAGACGAAATACACCGCCGTGGACGGCATTCCCGAGCTGAAAAAGGCCATCTGCGCCAAATTCGCCCGCGAGAACGGCCTGACCTACGCACCCAACCAGATCACCGTCGGCACCGGCGGCAAGCAGACGCTGTACAACGCGCTGATGGCCACCTGTAACCCGGGCGACGAAGTGATCATCCCCGCGCCCTATTGGGTCAGCTACCCCGACATGGTGCTGCTGGCTGGCGGCACGCCGGTGGCCGTGCCTGCCGGGATCGAGACCAATTTCAAACTGACGCCCGCAGCACTTGAAGCGGCGATCACGCCCAAGACCAAGTGGTTCATCTTCAACTCGCCGTCCAACCCGACCGGCGCGGGCTATACCCGCGACGAGCTGAAGGGCCTGACCGACGTGCTGATGCGCCACCCGCATGTCTGGGTGATGGCCGATGACATGTATGAACACCTCGTGTTCGACGATTTCGAGTTCACCTCGCCCGCGCAGGTCGAGCCCGGCCTCTATGACCGCACGCTGACCTGCAACGGGGTCTCCAAGGCCTATGCGATGACCGGCTGGCGCATCGGCTATGCGGCGGGCCCGGTGGCGCTGATCAAGGCGATGGCGACGCTGCAATCGCAATCGACCTCGAACCCCTCGTCGATCTCGCAATACGCAGCACTCGAGGCGCTCAACGGCCCGCAGGACTTCCTCGTCCCCTTCCGCGAGGCCTTCCAGCGCCGCCGCAACCTCGTGGTCGAGATGCTGAACGCCGCCCCCGGCATCACCTGCCCCAAGCCCGAAGGCGCCTTCTACGTCTACCCCGACATCTCGGGCTGCATCGGCAAGACCTCGGCCGGCGGCACGCTGATCGAGAATGACGAAGTCTTCGCCAAGACCCTGCTGCAGGAAACCGGCGTCGCCGTGGTCTTCGGCGCGGCCTTCGGCCTCAGCCCCAACTTCCGCGTCAGCTATGCGACGTCCGACGAAGCCCTGACCGAAGCCTGCACCCGCATCCAGAGCTTCTGCAACGGCCTGCGCTGA
- a CDS encoding FAD assembly factor SdhE, with protein sequence MSDENRLKRLKMRSWRRGIKEMDLILGPWADEQAVTLDDAALDVYEALLGENDHDLYQWVTARIGKGNAQPVGPGAYAGLLDRIAVHAAARLER encoded by the coding sequence GTGAGTGACGAGAACCGGCTGAAGCGCCTGAAGATGCGATCCTGGCGGCGCGGGATCAAGGAGATGGACCTGATCCTTGGCCCTTGGGCGGATGAACAGGCGGTCACGCTGGATGACGCGGCGCTGGACGTCTATGAGGCGCTTCTGGGCGAGAATGACCACGATCTCTATCAATGGGTCACCGCCCGGATCGGCAAGGGCAATGCGCAACCGGTGGGGCCGGGGGCCTATGCCGGGCTGCTCGACCGGATCGCGGTGCATGCGGCGGCGCGGCTTGAGCGCTGA
- a CDS encoding MarR family winged helix-turn-helix transcriptional regulator: MSFHSPVRTPAARSDAGANTDLLARYLDSLSLVERLHRLLLDVIKDEFERLAILDINAVQALLLFNIGDNEVTAGELKTRGYYQGSNVSYNLKKLVENGYMHHARCAIDRRSVRVRLTPQGHDVRDVVSDLFARHADGLLRKAVITDADLDGINATLKRMERYWTDQIRYIY, encoded by the coding sequence ATGAGCTTTCACAGCCCCGTCAGAACCCCCGCAGCCCGCAGCGATGCAGGCGCTAACACAGATCTGTTGGCCCGGTATCTGGACAGCCTTTCGCTGGTCGAACGGCTGCATCGGCTGCTTCTGGATGTCATCAAGGATGAATTTGAACGGCTCGCCATTCTGGACATCAACGCCGTGCAGGCGCTGTTGTTGTTCAACATCGGCGATAATGAGGTGACAGCAGGGGAGTTGAAAACGCGCGGGTATTATCAGGGCTCGAACGTATCGTACAACCTCAAGAAACTGGTCGAAAACGGCTATATGCATCACGCCCGCTGCGCGATTGATCGCCGCAGCGTCCGGGTCCGGTTGACACCGCAAGGGCACGACGTGCGCGACGTGGTATCAGATCTCTTTGCGCGTCATGCCGACGGGCTGTTGCGCAAGGCGGTGATCACCGATGCCGATCTCGACGGCATCAACGCCACGCTCAAACGGATGGAACGGTACTGGACCGATCAGATCCGCTACATCTACTGA
- a CDS encoding helix-turn-helix domain-containing protein — MSDTWFTDDHATLGDRLAAAREAASMTQTQLAQRLGVRAKTLRDWENDVSEPRANRLQMLAAMLGVSLRWLLTGEGDDVTPPTQEEPGDVALKPALVEIRSLRADMLSMSERLGRLEKALRLQMSNEVTRE, encoded by the coding sequence ATGAGCGATACCTGGTTCACCGACGATCACGCGACATTGGGCGACCGGCTGGCCGCCGCGCGCGAAGCCGCTTCCATGACACAGACCCAATTGGCCCAACGCCTGGGCGTACGCGCCAAGACGTTGCGCGACTGGGAGAACGATGTGTCCGAGCCGCGCGCCAACCGCTTGCAGATGCTGGCCGCCATGCTGGGCGTGTCGCTGCGATGGCTCTTGACGGGCGAGGGCGATGACGTCACGCCTCCGACTCAGGAAGAGCCGGGCGACGTGGCGCTGAAGCCCGCGCTGGTCGAGATCCGCAGCCTGCGCGCCGACATGCTCAGCATGAGCGAACGGCTGGGGCGGCTGGAGAAAGCGCTGCGGTTGCAGATGTCCAATGAGGTGACGCGTGAGTGA
- a CDS encoding vWA domain-containing protein, translating into MFLPFLEQLRQHSVPVTLREYLGFLEALKVGLAQFDAEGFYYLARTTMVKDEKHIDRFDRAFAATFKGLDSITPESMLQAIDLPADWLEKLAEKHLSEEQRAEIEAMGGFDKLMEALKKRLEEQKERHQGGSKWIGTAGTSPFGAYGYNPEGVRIGQKEGRHGRAVKVWDKREFKNLDDSVELGTRNIKVALKRLRRWARDGAHEELDLDGTIRATAEQGWLDVKTRPERRNAVKVLLFFDVGGSMDPYVKVMEELFSAARVEFKHLEHFYFHNCLYEFLWKDNARRWNARTPTWEVLRTYGADYKCIFVGDANMSPYEVAHAGGANEHWNDESGATWLSRAREHWPQNLWINPTPKQYWHHSHSIRMIGEIFEDRMVPMSLEGLTEGMKMLGR; encoded by the coding sequence ATGTTCCTGCCCTTCCTCGAACAACTCCGCCAGCACAGCGTCCCGGTGACGCTGCGCGAATACCTCGGGTTCCTTGAGGCGCTCAAGGTCGGTCTGGCGCAGTTCGACGCGGAAGGGTTCTACTATCTGGCCCGCACCACGATGGTGAAGGACGAAAAGCACATCGACCGCTTTGACCGCGCCTTTGCGGCGACGTTCAAGGGTCTGGACTCGATCACGCCCGAGTCGATGCTGCAGGCCATCGACCTGCCCGCCGACTGGCTGGAGAAACTGGCCGAAAAGCACCTGAGCGAAGAACAGCGCGCCGAGATCGAGGCGATGGGCGGCTTTGACAAGCTCATGGAGGCGTTGAAGAAACGCCTTGAGGAGCAGAAGGAACGCCATCAGGGCGGGTCCAAGTGGATCGGCACGGCGGGCACCTCACCGTTCGGGGCCTACGGCTACAACCCCGAAGGCGTGCGCATCGGCCAGAAAGAGGGCCGCCATGGCCGCGCGGTCAAGGTCTGGGACAAGCGCGAGTTCAAGAACCTCGACGACTCGGTTGAGTTGGGCACCCGCAACATCAAGGTTGCGCTCAAACGCCTGCGCCGCTGGGCGCGGGACGGCGCGCATGAAGAGCTGGATCTGGACGGCACGATCCGCGCCACCGCCGAACAGGGCTGGCTGGACGTCAAAACCCGGCCCGAGCGGCGCAATGCAGTTAAGGTGCTGCTGTTCTTTGATGTGGGCGGGTCAATGGACCCTTACGTCAAGGTGATGGAGGAGCTGTTCAGCGCCGCGCGGGTCGAGTTCAAGCATCTCGAACATTTCTACTTCCACAACTGCCTCTATGAATTCCTGTGGAAGGACAACGCCCGCCGCTGGAACGCCCGCACCCCTACCTGGGAAGTGTTGCGGACCTATGGCGCTGATTACAAATGTATTTTCGTCGGCGATGCGAACATGTCGCCCTATGAGGTCGCGCATGCGGGCGGCGCGAACGAGCATTGGAACGACGAAAGCGGCGCGACCTGGCTGAGCCGCGCGCGCGAACACTGGCCGCAGAACCTGTGGATCAACCCGACGCCCAAGCAATACTGGCACCACTCGCATTCGATCCGCATGATCGGTGAGATCTTCGAGGACCGCATGGTGCCGATGTCGCTGGAAGGGCTGACCGAGGGTATGAAAATGCTGGGCCGATAA